One genomic window of Chiloscyllium punctatum isolate Juve2018m chromosome 23, sChiPun1.3, whole genome shotgun sequence includes the following:
- the LOC140494163 gene encoding uncharacterized protein isoform X1 — protein sequence MGNVLRRCTARKSSKKGKSKKNSTVSERKTRDDKHVQSRIREDSHPYDEVAPDIPLYAQVNKKRLEDVHYAEVHVVQQGSRSTLKQVKARQKENATEYATINFTPVVKYDRKNGTLV from the exons GAAAAGTTCCAAAAAAGGTAAATCAAAAAAGAACAGTACAG TTTCCGAGAGGAAGACAAGAGACGACAAACATGTGCAG TCAAGGATACGTGAAGATTCTCATCCCTATGATGAAGTAGCTCCTGACATACCATTATATGCTCAAGTTAATAAAAAGAGGCTGGAAGATGTCCATTATGCTGAAGTTCATGTTGTTCAACAAGGATCTCGAAGCACACTCAAGCAAGTTAAGGCAAGACAGAAAGAAAACGCAACAGAGTATGCGACCATTAACTTCACTCCTGTGGTAAAATATGACAGAAAAAATGGGACTCTAGTATAA
- the LOC140494163 gene encoding uncharacterized protein isoform X2, protein MGNVLRRCTARKSSKKVSERKTRDDKHVQSRIREDSHPYDEVAPDIPLYAQVNKKRLEDVHYAEVHVVQQGSRSTLKQVKARQKENATEYATINFTPVVKYDRKNGTLV, encoded by the exons GAAAAGTTCCAAAAAAG TTTCCGAGAGGAAGACAAGAGACGACAAACATGTGCAG TCAAGGATACGTGAAGATTCTCATCCCTATGATGAAGTAGCTCCTGACATACCATTATATGCTCAAGTTAATAAAAAGAGGCTGGAAGATGTCCATTATGCTGAAGTTCATGTTGTTCAACAAGGATCTCGAAGCACACTCAAGCAAGTTAAGGCAAGACAGAAAGAAAACGCAACAGAGTATGCGACCATTAACTTCACTCCTGTGGTAAAATATGACAGAAAAAATGGGACTCTAGTATAA